ACATCGCCGACCTCACCCTTGGTTTTCACATCCGCCAGTTCCAGCGGTGCGTTCCAGTCGATCTCCTTGAACTTCACACAGCGGGTTTCATGACGGGCGTCCTGATCCACCTGATGCATCGGGATAAACCCCTGATCGCATGTGCCAGCTTCAAAATAGTCACAGCGCGGTCCGAAGTTACATCCTTTGGGGCGTTCGTGGGGCAGGGGAAAATTCCCGGGAATGGCGATCAGCGGGCGCGCGTTTTTATCCGCACCCGGCAGGGGAATGGAGCGGAACAGCGCTTGGGTATAGGGGTGCTGCATCTTGTCGAACACATCCTCAATGGAGCCCCGTTCAACCGCTTCGCCGGAATACATCACGCAAATCCGATCGCAGGTTTCCAGCACGAGTCCAAGGTTGTGCGAGATGAACAGCATCGACGTGCCGTATTTCTTGCCCAAATCCTTGACCAGTTCCACAACGGCAGCTTCCACCGTCACATCAAGCGCGGTCGTCGGCTCATCGAGGATCAGCAGAGAGGGTTCCGACATCAGGGCCATGGCGATCACGATGCGCTGTTGTTGCCCGCCCGAGAGCTGGTGCGGAAAGGAGCCCAGAATGCGTTTGGGGTCGGGCAGCTTCACGTCCGTGACCACCTGAAGTGCGCGCTCATAGGCGTCTTTTTCGTTCATACCCTGATGGATCATGGGGACTTCCATCAGCTGTTTGCCAATCTTCATCGCCGGGTTCAGTGAGGCCATCGGTTCCTGATAGATCATCGCGATTTCGGACCCGCGAATGTCACGCAGTTCCTCGTCATTCATCTCGCCCAGATCGCGGCCCTTGAATTTGATCGAACCGCCGACGACGCGCCCGTTTTTGCCAAGGTCCTGCATGACGCCCAGGGCGACCGTGGATTTACCGCAACCGGATTCTCCGACCAGACCGACGGCTTCGCCGGGTTTGACGTGTACCGAGAAATCCATGACGGCCGGAATTTCGCGCAGGCGGGTGAAAAATGAAATCGACAGTTTATCAATTTCGAGAATGGGACCCTCATAGTCGGTCTTTGGCATCTTTTGTCTCCTTCAGGAGGGCCGATCAGTCGCGTGTCGCTTCTTTTGGCCAGAAATACTTTTTCGGGCCGGGAACAGGGTCCCCAGCCCGCTGTCTCGTCAATCGCGCAGGGATTCCTCGCGCAGCCCGTCCGCCAGCAGGTTCAACCCCAGCACCAGCGTCAGCAGCGCCAGTGCAGGTGCAATCGCCGCATGCGGATAAAGCGCCAGCAAACGTCGCCCGGCGTTGATCGTGCTGCCCCAGTCCGGGCTTTCTGACTCCAAGCCCAAACCAAAGAAACCCAACGTCCCCAGAAGGATGGTGGTGTAGCCAATCCTCAGGCAGAAATCGACGATCAGCGGCCCGCGTGCATTGGGCAGGATTTCCCACAGCATGATGTACCAGGGTCCTTCGCCGCGCGTTTGTGCGGCTGCCACATAGTCCCGCGTTTTTATGTCCAGTGCGAGACCGCGCACGATCCGAAAGACCGTGGGCGAGTTCACAAAGACCACCGAAACGAACACGACCAGAATCCCCGGATCGATGTCAAAGAGATCCAGGAACGCCGGTATGCCGGGGATCGAATAGGTTGGTGTGGCAACCACCGAGCCATTCGTTGAAACAAGCGACAGGTAAAGCCACGCCAACCCGCCCAAGACCCCGATCAACAGCGGCGTGCGCACCTTTGGTTGCGTGTAATATCGCGAATTCAGCAGGATACAGACAAAAATCAGCGGAAACACAAAGAGGAACAGCGCCATATAATTCGGGATGCCCGTCAGCACGATCTCCGGGGTCACCAGCAGATAAAACAGCAAGATCACCGGGAAAGCGAGGATCAGGTTCGCCAGAAACGACAGGATCGTGTCCAGACGCCCGCCATAATAACCCGCCGGAAGGCCCAGCGTGATTCCCACCATAAAGGCAAAGAGCGTAGCAATGGGCGCGATTTGCACAACGACCCACGCGCCTTTGATCAGGCGGCTGAAGACGTCGCGCGCAAGGTTGTCGCCGCCCAGCAGGAACCAGGCATATTCGCCTTCTTCCGCGCCGCGCATCGGTGTGCCGGGTATCTTGTTCTTCATCCCCGACACCTGACTGAGCGGATCATGCGTCACCAGCATGTCCAGCGGTCCGCCGAAGATACCGACGAAAACCCAGAACATCACCAGCGCGAAACCGATCATGCCGATGGTGCTGTCAAACAGTTTTCCATAGAGGCCGAGACGGCGTTTATATGTCATCGACACGGCGAAAAGAACAATCAGCGCGATCCAGACCGGACCGAGTTGAAGGAACATGCGGGCGAGAATGCCGCCCCAGGATAATTCTTCCATTGAACCAGCCCTCCCTTATGCGATCCGGATGCGTGGATTGAGGTAGACATAGCCGATATCCGATATCAGCTGGGTCACCAGCACCACGATGACTGAGACAACCGAGACCGCCAGCAGCAGTTCGATGTCATTGTTTGAGGCCGCCTGAACCAGCAACCAGCCAAAGCCCTTGTAGTTGAACAGCGTCTCGACGATCACCACCCCGTTTAACAGCCACGGGAATTGCAACATGATGACGGTAAAGGGCGCGATCAGCGCGTTTCTGAGCGCGTGTTTCAAAACTATGTCCGAAAATTTGACGCCTTTGAGCCGAGCCGTTCGGATGTATTGCGCGGTCATGACTTCGGTCATCGAAGCGCGTGTCATGCGGGCAATGTATCCCATCCCGTAAAGCGCGATGGTGATCACCGGCAGGGTGAAATTCTCAAACGTCACGCTTTCCATGGCTGAGGTTGCCGATCCTTTGAACCATTTCAGTCCAAAGGCTGAGGAGGCGAAAACGGCGATAAATATAACCCCCGACACATATTCCGGGGTGGCGGTTGAGGCGATGGAAAAGGTCGAGAGCGATCGGTCGAGTTTCGATCCCTCCCGCATGCCTGCAAGCACCCCGATCAGAAGCGCCATGGGCACCATGACCATCATCACAAAGAACATCAGTTTACCCGTCAACCCCAAGCGCGTGCTGACAATAGACCCCACATCGTCCTTGAAAACGGTCGACTGACCCCAATCACCCTGCAAAACGCCACAAAAGCTGCGCTGTTCTTCGACAGGCGTATCAGCAACAAAGCATTTGCCCGTCATTACGCCTTCATCTTCCAGCGTCCAGCCCGGCAAAACGCCCAACCATTGGCCGAATTTCACGGGCATCGGTTGCAGGTAGCCGTTTTTCCCGAGGTAGCTTTCCACGGCCTCATCGGACATGCGGAAATTGCCTTGAGTCTTGGCGAGCTTTTCGAGGTTCGGATAGAGATTCGTCAACCAGAAGACGACGAACGTCAGGCAAAGCGCGGTCAATATCATCACGCCCAGCCGTCTGAGTATAAATAGTCCCATGTGTGCCCCTGTTGTCAGGCTATGGCACGTGGATCGCGCCGGTTTTCCAAGCTCTTTTGAGCTTTGCATTTAATTTGTTTTGGCATGAGGCATGACTTTTTTCGCAGCGTCAATGCAAGCTTGTCGGCAAAATTGTTCATTTGCGACATGGCACGGGTCGCAAATTGAACTCTTTGCAGCGATGGTTGGCCTTCGTTGTCAGGCATTGATCCGCGAAAAAATGGCGGTCATGGCGCAGTGCTACTGGGACCGTCGATGCAAAATTTAAGCCTATGGCGGCGCGGCCTCGCTGCTGTGTCTTCATGAAGGCTCCGCTTGTGAGCGGGTAACTATAATTTCTCAGAGCTCGGAATGAAAACAAGGTGGCGCGGCGGAATTGGCGCAAGCCGCAACATGCGTTCCATTTGAGCTTTCATACGGGAGGCAAGCGCTTGTGCACTACCAGTTGTGCACACGATGCTGACTGTTCCTTGCGGCGACTCGCAACGAAAAATGTCAGGTTTGCAAAGGAAACGCGCCACGGTCCGCTGGCTAACAAATCCACAGTGGGGCCTTGTTGCGCGCATTTCGCTTTTTGCATGATCAATAGGTCTATGCGGCCTCATCCAGTCGTTTGGAAGCTTTGCGCAGCGCAGTTGGGGTTTCTTTCGTGTGGTGTAGCATGAAACGTGTGAAGTAAGCGGCACTGCCGAAGCCAAGATGTCGCGCGATATCCTGCGCGGGCACCTTTGTTGCCGCCAGTAAACATCTTGCCTCATGCAACACGCGCTCTGTCAGCAGATCCGCTGCTGTTTTGCCGGTGGCCGCCTTGCAGGCGCGAGTCAGGTGCGTCGGCGTGACCCCGAGAGCCTCGGCGTGATCTGCCATCGTCATGGGATGCGAAAAATACATGCTGATCCGCTTGCAATAAGCCGCGCTCAGGCGCGTTCCTGCCTTGCGCCGCGGCAACGCGTGTTCCTCCAATCCCAATTGGCGATGCACCCACACGGTGATGAGGGCACCGTAAGCATCCATGGACTGTGCGCGCAGGGGTTTGCCGTTGGTCTGTTCGCGTGTGGCCGCATCAATCAGAGTGGTCAGATCATTCATCACTGAGCCGTCGCGGATGCGCAGAAGTCTGGGCATCTGCGGCACCGACAACTCCGTGGCTTCCGGAATTACGACGACCTGTCCGACGCCTTGGCGACCAAGATCAAGTGCAAAGAGGGATCGCGACGGTACAACGATCGCGTTGTGGGTGCCCACGCCGAGGCGCTGCCCATCCAGCAGGAGTCGGCCTTGCCCGCGCGTGATCCAGATCATCAGATTTTCAGCCCGGTCATGCGCGAGGGACAAGCGCCAGTCCTGACCTTTACTGAGTTGAGACAGTGATTTGATACTCAGCGCGCCCAGTGCCATTCGACCTCATTGCGAAACATCGCATTTGAAACATTATCTACCCAAGATTGTGTCAAGAGTAGTTAACAATAGTATAATTAATACAAGTGCCCGCCAGCAATATGCGGCGAGAAGGGCGACCAACCGCGCATTTTTGAGCGAAACCAGGTGCGTTGGCGTTTTGCGAATTGCCGCGTGGCAATGATTGTTTGCGCGCGGGCGTCCTCCAAGGACATTTTACCGCTCAGATGGGCCATCAACTCGCGTGCGCCAATTGCACGATGCGCGGGCAGCGCCGGATCGAAATCCGGCCAAACGCTGCGGGCCTCTTCCAGCGCGCCGTTGGCGATCATCACATCGAAACGTTTTTCAATACGCTCGTTGAGCCAGTTTTTGTCTACATCAAAGACGATTGTTTCTGCTTGCACGATGGGCAGGACGGGATGAATTGGCTGCTCTTGCCACTCGGCAAGGCTGCGTTGGGTGGCGCGCAGCACTTCCCAGGCGCGTTGTACACGGGCGCGATTGGCCGTGTCGATCCGAGCTTTGGTTGGTGCATCCAGCGCGTCGAGCAGTGCAGGAAGCGACAGCGCATCGCCCTGCACACGGACGGACTCCGGCGTTGGGGGAATATCCGCCAGACCTTGGGTCAAAGCTTGAAAATAAAGCCCTGTGCCGCCCACAATGATGGGGCGTTCGGCGGTATCCAGTAGCCCGGTCACCTCGCGCAGCCAATGTCCGGTCGAATATTGGTCTCGGGCCTTCTTGTGCCCATATAGCCTGTGCCTTGCGGCGGCTTCTTCCGCTTCAGTGGGTCGCGCGGTGAGGGTCCGCCAGCACGCGTAGACCTGGCTGGCATCCGCATTCACGATGACACCGCCATGCTGCTGCGCGATTTCCATCGCCAAGGCAGATTTTCCCGAGGCAGTCGGCCCGGCGATCAAGACAGGTCTTTCGCGCGACAGGGATGCAAGCAGGGTTTTGGCGTTTTGGCTGGCAAAGGGGGTCATGCGGAAAAGATGCCTTGAAAGGAGTTTTGACCTGTATCTGCTTTTGAGACATTTTCCGGGCAAACAAAAGCCCATGCCCGAAAAGCCATTGCGCCTTCCTGCCGAGGCGGTGGCGGGAGATAAAGGAACGCCGGAGCATATAGACGCGGTCAACGGCACATAAAGCGCCTCGCTCGGCCTGAATCCGCCGATGATTTCGCACAAGGCGCGACACATCTGGTGCCTGATACCAGCCCGCGTCGGGCCATGGAGATCACCGATGGTGCGGCTTTGCGTATCCTCCGGGGCAACTCATGCTGGCCTTTCATCATCTTCCTGAATTATAAGACGCCAAATTGCGGTGCCGGCACAGGAGTATCGCAGAAACTTTTGGCAGGAATAAGTTATGTCAGACGACTTTATGCTCGACACCGATGATCTGGAGAGGCGCATGGATGGCGCGATGGCCAATTTGCGCACGGAGTTTGCGTCGCTGCGCACAGGGCGGGCTTCTGCTGCCATGCTGGAGCCGGTGATGGTGGATGCCTACGGGTCCATGACACCGGTCAATCAGGTCGGGACTGTGAACGTGCCCGAGCCCCGGATGGTGACAATAAATGTCTGGGACAAGGGCCTCGTGGGGAAGGTTGAAAAAGCAATTCGTGAAAGCGGGCTTGGCATAAATCCGCAACTGAATGGCACAATCATCATGCTGCCGATTCCGGAATTGAACGAAGAACGCCGCCGTGAACTGACCAAAGTCGCCGGGCAATATGCGGAAAACGCGCGGGTGTCTGTGCGCAATGTGCGCCGTGACGGGATGGACCAGATCAAAAAGGCAAAGTCAGATGGGATGTCGGAAGACGACCAGAAAATCTGGGAAGGCGAAGTGCAGGAAATTACCGATCGCGCGATCAAATCCGTTGATGAGATGCTCGAAAACAAGCAAACCGAAATCATGCAGGTTTAGATAAAGGGACGTCTAAACGCTTTCGTTTCGAGAACGCTTTCAAGGACAAACCGTTGCGTTTTTACATGAATGGCAAGGATTTCTTCGCGCACAGCGTGCAAAAGCGATTTACCGACGGAGACTACGCTGTCTATATTGGGGCAGGGGTGTGGGCATCAGGAGAATACAATGGCAGGTGTGCCGCAACCTAAAATCGATCTGATACCGGGATGTCCGCGCCATGTTGCAATCATTATGGATGGCAACGGCAGATGGGCGACGCAACGTGGACGACCGCGCTTGTATGGCCACCATGCCGGCGCGAGGCGTGTCCGTGAAATCGTGGAAAGCTGCCCGCAAATCGGCGTCGACTATCTGACGATCTTTGCGTTCTCCACCGAAAACTGGAAACGCACGCAGGTTGAAGTGGCTGGATTGATGAGCCTTTTTCGCCGCTATATTGTGCGCGAAACCCGAGCGCTGATCACCTCCGGGGTGCGTGTTCGTTTCATCGGAGACCGCCTGCGTCTGGATGATAAGCTGATCTCGATGATGCATGATCTGGAAGTCGCCACCGAGCAGAACACCCGCGTCCATCTGACAATCGCCCTGAACTATGGCGGTCGCGACGAAGTGGCGCGCGCCACCAAACGTTTGGCAGCAGACGTCGCCGAGGGGCGCTTGCAACCCGACGATGTGGATGAGGAGACCCTGCCGCGATACTTGGATACATATGTTCTGCCTGACCCGGATCTGGTCATACGCACCAGCGGTGAGGCGCGCATCTCCAACTTTCTGCTCTGGCAGGCGGCCTATTCCGAATATGAATTTGTCGACACGCTGTGGCCCGATTTCACCCGCGAAGAGTTTCAGGAACTCTGTACGGCCTATGGCGGCCGCGAACGTCGCTATGGTGGGGTGCTTGGGTGAATGCAGCGCCTGAAAGGTGGTCGGATCTTGCCGCGCGCATGGGGTCGGGGGCGGCAATGGTCGTTTTCGGTCTATGGGGCGTCTGGGCAGGGGGTCATATTTTCCATGCGATGGTTGCCGTCATTTGTGGATTGATGGTTTGGGAGCTCGCAGTGATGCTGCGCGCGCCCAGAGACAAGGCGTTGCAACTGGGCCTGCTGACGGGCTGTGCCGCCTTTGTTGCGATTTATCTGCCGACCGGATTTGCCTTGCCCATTCTCTTGGCGGCAGCGCTTGTAGGATTTGGCCAACTGCAGCAGTTCAGAACGATCTACATGGTTTTTTCGGTGATGGTGGTGCTGGCTGGCTACGGCATGATGTCGGTGCGTGACGATCTGGGCTTTTATTGGATGCTCTGGCTGGTCCTGGTGGTTGTCGCCACGGATGTGGTTGGCTATTTCGCCGGACGCATGATTGGCGGGCCAAAATTCTGGCCGCGCGTCAGCCCCAAGAAAACTTGGGCCGGCACCGGATTTGGCTGGGTTGGGGCGGCTGTTGTTGGCGCTTTGTTCATGGCCAATACCGGAGCAGGGATGCAATTGATCGGCATATCAGTCGCGGTGTCCATGGCCAGCCAGATGGGGGACATTGCCGAAAGCGCAATAAAGCGCCGCGCTGGCGTAAAGGACAGCTCCAACCTGATCCCCGGACATGGCGGCTTGTTGGACCGGTTTGACGGCATGTTGGGTGCTGCCGTGTTTTTGTTGATCATCGGTGGGCCCCTGATGGGGTCTGCTGTGGTGCCGGGGTAGGCGATGCGTCGGATCAGCATTTTTGGTGCCACGGGTTCGATCGGCCAGAACACAATTGACTTGATCGCCCGCGCGCCAGAGGAGTACAGCGTTGTGGCGCTGACCGGTGCGCGTAACATCACCAAACTGGCAGCTGATGCCATCCGGTTGAACGCGGAGGTGGCGGTCACCGCGCATGATCATCTGCTGCCCGACTTGCGCGCCGCCTTGGCAGGTTCAGGCGTTGAGGCGCAGGCGGGAACGCAGGCCATTGTTGAGGCCGCAACGCGCCCTGCGGATTGGACCATGTCCGGAATCGTCGGGGCCGCTGGGCTGGCACCGGGTCTTGAGGCGCTTAAACAGGGGCAGACGTTGGCGTTGGCCAATAAGGAATCTCTGGTCTGCGCTGGCGCGCTTATGCTGGAAACCGCTAAAAATCATGGCGCGCAACTTTTGCCAGTGGACAGCGAGCATTCCGCAGTTTTTCAAGGGCTCGCCGGGGAGGATATGAGCGCAGTCGAGCGGGTAATCATTACAGCCAGCGGTGGTGCGTTTCGGGACTGGCCGATCGAAGATCTGGCGCATGCAACGCTTGATCAGGCCTCCAGTCATCCGAATTGGGACATGGGTCAGCGGATTACAATCGATTCAGCATCCATGTTCAACAAGGCGATGGAACTCATTGAAACACGGGAATATTTCGGCGTGCGCCCGGATCAGATCGAAGTGGTCGTGCATCCTGAATCCCTGATCCATGCCTTGGTCGGCTTTGTTGACGGTGGCCTGATGGCGCATGTGGGCCCGCCGGACATGCGCCACGCCATCGGATATGCATTGCACTGGCCAAAGCGCCGGGAAATTCCTGTCGAACGGCTCGATCTGGCGCAGATCGCGACCCTTAGTTTCCGCGCGCCATGCGAGATACGCTGGCCCGCACTCAGGCTGGCGCGCGAGGTCATGCAAACCGGGGGCCTTGCGGGCGCGGTTTTCAACGCGTCCAAAGAAACCGCACTGGATCAATTCATCGCAGGCCATATCGGTTTCAATGAAATGGCAACCATTGTAGAAGAAGTTCTGGACATCGTTTCGGGCATGCCCGGCCATATTGATGCCACCATGACCCTTGATAACGTCGCCCAAGTGGACCATCTGGCACGACAAGAGACCCAGAGGGTCATTAACAAAAGAGCAGGTTAGACTTTGGATATTTTTGCGTTGATCCCCCAGTTTGGCGGATTTGTCTGGACGGTCGCGGCCTTTGTGCTGGCGCTCTCCGTGATCGTCGCGATCCATGAATATGGCCATTACATTGTGGGGCGTTGGTCGGGCATTCACGCCGATGTTTTCTCGCTGGGTTTTGGCCCGGTGCTTTGGTCCCGCGTCGATCATCGGGGCACTAAATGGCAGGTGGCAGCGTTACCCTTTGGCGGATATGTGAAATTTGCGGGTGACGCTAATGCGGCCTCTGGTCGGGATGACGCGGCCATGGCCGCGGCGGCAGATAACCCCGAAAGGTTGCGCGCAACCATGCATGGTGCCCCTTTGTGGGCGCGCGCCGCAACGGTTGCGGCAGGCCCGATCTTTAATTTTGCGCTGTCCATAATTGTTTTTGCCTGCGTGGTTTTGACCAGCGGCGTGGCACGGGATCAATTGGCAGTCGGCGAATTGCGGCCCTTGCCGGTTGCGGATCGCGGTTTGGAAGTCGGGGATGAAATCCTGCGCATCAATGGCGCTGAGGTGCCAAGCACCGAAGAAACTCAGGCATACGCGGACTTCATAGACGCCATCCCGCGGCAACCCTTGCTGGAGTATACCGTGCTGCGCGGCCAGTCCGAACGCGATGTGACCGACGCCTACATACTGCCACCGCTGGTCAACGGGGTCAGCCCGCAAAGCGCGGCCTTTGGCGCCGGTTTGGAAGTGGGTGATGTGATAACGGCCATCGACGGCACGCCAATTTTTTCATTTGATGAGCTCAAAGCCGCCGTCGAAGGTGGGAACGGTGCCTCGCTGGCGCTGATGGTGTGGCGTGCGGGCGATGAATTAGACGTCACACTGACACCCAAACGGGTGGATGAACCCCAACCCGGCGGCGGTTTTGCGACCCAGTGGCGTATCGGTATCGCTGGCGGGCTTGCTTTTGAAGCGGCCACGCAAACGCCTGGTGTTGGCGAAGCGTTAATGGCTGGCGTGCGTCAGACGGGTCGCATCATCGAGGGATCTCTTTCCGGGCTGGGCCACATGATCACGGGCGCGATCAGTACCTGTAACCTCAGCGGACCCATAGGGATCGCGCAGACATCAGGTGCTATGGCCAGTCAGGGTGCGGAATCCTTTATCTGGTTTATTGCCGTGCTGAGCACGGCCGTTGGGCTGTTGAACCTGTTTCCCGTCCCCGCACTTGATGGCGGACATCTGGTGTTTTACGCCTATGAAGCCGTGACGGGCAAGCCGCCGAGCGACAAGGCACTACGGGTTTTAATGACCTTTGGGCTCGCAACGGTACTGACTTTGATGGTTTTTGCCCTGGGGAACGATCTGTTCTGCCCGTAACAGAGGTTTTGAAATGCCCTGATTGTGCCACATTCGGTCAAATTCACGCCTCATTCTTTGTATAGCGTCTCTGTGAGCAATTTGGAGAATGCCAATGCACACGCTACATGATGGATATCGCGGGTTGAGCTTGCTGATGGATCTCAATTGGGATCGGGCCTTGTACCTTGCAACGATTTTACTAGCACTTGGCACAAGCACATGGCTGGCAACGATCCTTAGCTGAAGCAATGCTACGGCGTTGAAAATATAAAATAACCTATGATTGTATTTCCTGCTGTAAATGCGCCCATGTAGTGTTTTCAGGATTTATACCCACATGGTTTTGACAATACTTCCCAACATCGGTACTCAGATAGTCATAAAAATCTGAGGATCGGGGCAGGTCATGACACGGGGCACATTGGGCACAGGCCCACGCAAGCTTGGACGTTTCGCAACAATCGGAAATTTGCTGCAACTTTGCAGTTTTTGTCTGGTTTTATCAGTGGCTTGGATGGCGTCAGCCAAACCGGTTCTGGCACAGCAATACACGTTGAATTCCATTTCAATTGACGGAAACGTCCGTGTGGGAGACGCAGCGATCCTCACGCGCGCAGGAATCGCTCCCGGACAAACTGTGAGTGCGGCGGAACTGAATACCGCATTTCAGCAACTCAACGCCTCCGGGTTGTTTGAAAGCATCGATTTTGATCCGCAGCCCAATTCACTGCGCATCACCGTGGTGGAGTTTCCGACCATCAACCGCATCAGCTTTGAAGGCAACGCGCGCATTGATGATGAAGCTCTGGCCGCTGCAATCAATTCCAATGAGCGGCGCGTCTTCAACCCGTCTCAGGCCGAGCGCGATGCCGGATTGATCGCTGACGCATATGCCACCGAAGGACGCTTGGCGGCCAAGGTAACCCCGACGATCATCCGCCGGTCCGACAATCGCGTCGACCTGGTGTTTGAGATCTTTGAGGGCGACAATATTGAAATTGAACGGTTGAGTTTTGTCGGCAATCGCGCCTATTCCGACCGACGCCTGCGCCGTGTTCTGGACACCAAACAAGCCGGATTTTTCCGCGCCTTCGTGCGGGCAGATTTGCTGGTTGAAGATCGCATCGAGTTCGATAAGCAATTGTTGCGCGACTTCTACCTGTCACGGGGTTACATCGATTTTCGAACAAATTCCGTCAATGCAGAGCTGACCGAAGAGCGCGATGCTTACTTTCTGGTGTTCGATGTTCAGGAAGGCCAGCAATTCCGGTTCGGCGAAATCACGGTATC
This genomic interval from Paracoccaceae bacterium contains the following:
- the rseP gene encoding RIP metalloprotease RseP, coding for MDIFALIPQFGGFVWTVAAFVLALSVIVAIHEYGHYIVGRWSGIHADVFSLGFGPVLWSRVDHRGTKWQVAALPFGGYVKFAGDANAASGRDDAAMAAAADNPERLRATMHGAPLWARAATVAAGPIFNFALSIIVFACVVLTSGVARDQLAVGELRPLPVADRGLEVGDEILRINGAEVPSTEETQAYADFIDAIPRQPLLEYTVLRGQSERDVTDAYILPPLVNGVSPQSAAFGAGLEVGDVITAIDGTPIFSFDELKAAVEGGNGASLALMVWRAGDELDVTLTPKRVDEPQPGGGFATQWRIGIAGGLAFEAATQTPGVGEALMAGVRQTGRIIEGSLSGLGHMITGAISTCNLSGPIGIAQTSGAMASQGAESFIWFIAVLSTAVGLLNLFPVPALDGGHLVFYAYEAVTGKPPSDKALRVLMTFGLATVLTLMVFALGNDLFCP